The Engystomops pustulosus chromosome 1, aEngPut4.maternal, whole genome shotgun sequence genome has a window encoding:
- the SERPIND1 gene encoding heparin cofactor 2, which yields MILLQIATCFLLISSTLCGVKDLNEHFNAGDGSIGARGLPPQSAMSLQDDTVTNDLIPEGDDDEDYLDFDKIFGEDEDYSEIIDALPEITGDDKTQGNIYELFPGKTRIQRLSIINAKFGFHLYRAIRENTQPTDNVLLAPVGVSTAMATISMGTEGQTLAEIFSTLGFKEFINASTKYDQTTMHSVFKKLTHRLFRRNFGYTLRSVNDIYIRHDFPINKDYQDKLKNYYYAEAQTGDFEDKAFLHKVNQRIQTLTKGLIKEALANLSPNILMLLINSIYFKGTWENKFPLEQTYNANFRVSEKEVVKVPMMKLKGSFLFAVDSELDCEVLQLPYVGNISMLIVVPHKLSGMKLLEKQLSPHLIDRWQKSMTNRTREVHLPRFKLEKNYNLKDALNNMGVKDLFTSRADFSGITDEDINIGLFQQQGSITVNEEGTQAGAITVVGFTPLSIQTRFIADRPFLFLIYEHRTDCLVFFGKVANPTKS from the exons ATGATCCTCCTACAAATTGCTACGTGTTTCCTCCTGATTTCTTCTACATTATGCGGTGTAAAGGACCTGAATGAGCATTTCAATGCAGGCGATGGCTCAATAGGAGCACGAGGTCTACCTCCCCAAAGTGCAATGAGTCTGCAAGATGACACAGTGACCAATGACCTAATACCTGAAGGAGATGATGATGAGGACTACCTAGACTTTGATAAAATATTTGGTGAAGATGAAGACTACTCAGAGATTATCGATGCTCTTCCAGAAATTACAGGTGATGATAAAACCCAAGGAAATATATATGAATTGTTTCCTGGAAAAACTAGGATTCAGAGACTTAGCATTATAAATGCAAAGTTTGGCTTTCATCTTTACCGTGCCATTAGAGAGAATACCCAGCCAACAGATAATGTCTTACTGGCACCGGTTGGAGTGTCCACCGCAATGGCTACAATATCAATGGGAACAGAAGGGCAGACTCTGGCTGAAATTTTCTCCACGTTAGGTTTTAAGGAATTTATCAATGCCAGCACCAAGTATGACCAAACCACTATGCACTCAGTATTTAAGAAATTAACCCACAGACTGTTTCGGAGGAACTTTGGCTATACCTTAAGATCGGTCAATGACATTTACATACGTCATGATTTCCCTATTAATAAGGACTACCAGGATAAACTGAAAAACTACTACTACGCGGAAGCTCAAACTGGGGATTTTGAGGACAAGGCTTTTCTCCACAAGGTTAACCAACGGATTCAGACACTTACCAAAGGACTGATAAAGGAAGCACTTGCCAATCTGAGCCCAAATATTCTAATGCTACTCATAAACTCCATCTATTTTAAAG GGACATGGGAGAATAAGTTTCCACTTGAGCAAACCTACAATGCAAATTTCCGTGTGAGTGAAAAAGAAGTGGTAAAGGTTCCTATGATGAAGCTTAAAGGAAGTTTTTTGTTTGCTGTGGATTCTGAATTGGATTGTGAAGTGCTGCAGCTGCCCTATGTTGGTAATATAAGTATGCTGATCGTGGTACCACACAAACTGTCAGGCATGAAGCTCCTAGAGAAGCAGCTCAGCCCACATTTGATAGACCGATGGCAGAAAAGCATGACTAACAG GACAAGAGAGGTTCATCTACCACGTTTCAAGCTGGAAAAGAACTACAACTTGAAGGACGCACTCAACAACATGGGAGTGAAGGACTTGTTCACAAGCAGGGCAGATTTTTCTGGCATTACAGATGAAGACATCAACATTGgcctg TTTCAGCAACAAGGCAGCATCACAGTGAATGAAGAAGGCACGCAAGCCGGAGCGATTACTGTGGTGGGATTTACACCTTTATCCATTCAGACGCGTTTCATTGCTGACCGCCCATTCTTGTTTCTCATATACGAACATCGCACAGATTGCCTTGTCTTTTTTGGAAAAGTTGCCAATCCTACCAAATCATGA